A genomic stretch from Panthera uncia isolate 11264 unplaced genomic scaffold, Puncia_PCG_1.0 HiC_scaffold_1550, whole genome shotgun sequence includes:
- the LOC125917165 gene encoding uncharacterized protein C11orf87-like → MSARAPKELRLALPPCLLNRTFASPNASGGGNASARGPGAGGSGGGTCITQVGQQLFQSFSSTLVLIVLVTLIFCLIVLSLSTFHIHKRRMKKRKMQRAQEEYERDHCSSNRGGRGLPPAASGQAPAPAKETRLERQPRDFAFCAPSDASSSSSAPGLPCQGPRAPPPPPPPAPSPQGAHAASSCLDTAGEGLLQTVVLS, encoded by the coding sequence ATGAGTGCCAGGGCGCCCAAGGAGCTGAGGCTGGCGCTGCCGCCGTGTCTCCTCAACCGGACCTTTGCCTCCCCCAACGCCAGCGGCGGCGGCAACGCGAGCGCCCGTGGCCCGGGTGcaggcggcagcggcggcggcaccTGCATCACGCAGGTGGGACAGCAGCTCTTCCAGTCCTTCTCGTCCACGCTGGTGCTGATTGTCCTGGTCACCCTCATCTTCTGCCTCATCGTGCTGTCCCTCTCCACCTTCCACATCCACAAGCGGAGGATGAAGAAGCGGAAGATGCAGAGGGCTCAGGAGGAGTACGAGCGGGATCACTGCAGCAGCAACCGCGGCGGCCGGGGGCTGCCCCCAGCGGCGAGCGGccaggccccagcccctgccaaaGAAACCCGGCTGGAGAGGCAGCCCCGGGACTTCGCCTTCTGCGCCCCCTCCGACGCCTCCTCTTCGTCTTCGGCCCCCGGCCTCCCGTGCCAGGGTCCCcgcgctcctcctcctcctccaccaccggCCCCCAGTCCGCAAGGAGCACACGCGGCCTCCTCCTGTTTGGACACAGCTGGCGAGGGCCTTTTGCAAACGGTGGTACTGTCCTGA